The DNA window TTATTGATTTTCTGAAAAAATCGAATAGTTATCTAGTACAATAAAAAACATCCGTATTGGTATGATTATGCGGGGGAGTTGCAGGAACGCTCCTTAAATTCACCAGAAAATGAAAAGCAAGAAAAGAAGAATGGTTCAATACAATGAGTAATAAATCTACTGTGTTTATCGTCGATGACGAGGAAGCCATCCGCGAAGCTGTTCGCTGGCTGATGGAATCCATTCATTACCCAACAGAATGTTTTCCTTCGTCGGAGGCATTTTTAGAAAAATATCAATCTGCTCAAGGAGCTAACCAAGCAACAGGCTGCCTTGTTTTAGATAACAACCTGCCTGGTCTCTCTGGCTTAGAATTGTTAGAAAAAATTAAAAAAGGCGACGCGCCCTTAATACTTCCCGTTATTATGATGACAGGACAAGGTGATATTGCGACAGCCGTCAGTGCCATGAAGTCAGGCGCGTTTGATTTTATCGAAAAACCCTTAAATGAAAAATTGCTACTAGATCGCGTTAAACAAGCGATTGCCTACGATACTGAAATTCGTCGCGAATCGATGGAACGCGAAAACGTGATGAAAAAAGTAGAGACACTCACCCCCCGTGAACATCAAGTGATGTTAAAACTGGTAGAAGGCAAATCCAGCAAAGTCATTGCCCGCGAGCTAGACATCAGTCACAAAACAGTAGAAATCCATCGTGGACGTATTATGGAAAAAATGGATGCTGCCAGCGTCGTTGAATTAGTCCGCATGATTATCGGAACAGGAATTGTAACCATTAATCAAAGCTAACATAATCATTTGTGGGGGAATCCCCCCACGCCTCCTCCCCTATTTTTATATCAATTCATCCCCCGTTTTCCTCCCCATATCATATTTTATTTAACCTCCCAAGTTTTGTAAGTTTTTAATATAAAACAGAAATATACTTGATTTTTATCAGGATTCACCAGACCAGATTAAAACATTGTCTGAATCAGGATTTTCAGGATTAGCAGGATTTAAAACCCTCGAACCAAAAAATTAAGGTGAATGACGCTTTTCAATTCTGCTAATCCTTGATTCAGATAATCATATTAAAGTTATTGATATTTTTTATAAAAATAATCAGACGTTGATTTTTTTTATCAAAAAAATTACTCGACAAATTCCAAATTATGTATATAATAACAGCATGTAAATATGTACATAAGTTGTAATTTTAGACGATACATTAGCGGTGTATTTTCTAAATAAATCAATAAAACATCCCCAGCAAGCGAGGAAAAACCATGTTAAGCGTCCAACACCTACACCAACGGACAAGCCAATGGGCAAAACGGCTACTTGCGGCTGTCTTACCCCCCGCCCCGCCCGCGCCAGAAATCACCCTCCCCATCTCTTCTGCCGAAATCATCGCAGACCATGTGCAGTTCGAAACCATCAAACAAGCCATTCTCTCACGGCACTGTTTACCCATTCCCCAACAACTAAAACTGAAATATGACCTAAGCTACGCCAATGCGAAAAATTATCTGAATCAATTGGTTGATTTAGGCTTTTTAATCCGCGATACCAACGGGCGTTATCTCCTCAATCGGGATAATCCCGCCAGTCAACTCGGCTTTAATCAACTCGCACAACGCTTGAAACAGATGAATTGAGGAGCTTTCTATGCAATTTGTCGATACACCCATTTCTCAGCGAGCAAAAAAACGACGGATGAAAACCTTACAGAAAACGCCTATCCGTTCTCATCCGCTGGCGTTGTTCATGAAATATGTTTTTATTCCCTTGTTCGCGCTCTGTTTATGGCTATTCGTGCGTATCAATGTTCATTTCAATGATACGCATGAGGTTGGACAACGTTTATNNNNNNNNNNNNNNNNNNNNNNNNNNNNNNNNNNNNNNNNNNNNNNNNNNNNNNNNNNNNNNNNNNNNNNNNNNNNNNNNNNNNNNNNNNNNNNNNNNNNTTTAGCACAATTAAAACAAGAAATGTCAGTTTATGCAGACCCTGATTGCACGCCGAAACGCGATAAAAACGGCACAAGCTTTAAAAGTCGCGCCATAGATTACTGCAATCAGATAAAAAACTTAGAAGCGGAAATGCAACCCTATCTTGCACAACTGGCGAACTATGAACAATATCAGGGATTAATGAGCCATCGGGAAAAATTATTAAATCAACTCGCAACGGTTCAACAAGGAGAAAGCACGGTTATAGAAACGATAAACCCAACATTCACCGCGATAGGAAAACAAATCAATATGGCAGGGGATGCGGTAAAACGGGCCATTCTCACCTTTACCGCAATAGCGACGGAAGTATTAGGCACATTTGCCGCGTTAGTGGTCGCGATTCTCTCGATAAATCAAGGAGAGAAAAACGAGAAGAAAAAGGGATTTTACCGTGTCAAAGTCAATGAAGCGGAAGAAAATCAGCCAAGATTAGGACGTTATGATACAGGGACGGCGGAAGGGATGAACAGTCGTTTTAAGGATGTGACAGAAGCGATATTGAGCGGGGAATGTGCGCCGAATTTATCGCAATTACAAAAGCGGTTCAACATGGGGTCTGTGGTAGCAAAGGATTATTTATCGACGCTTGCCGAGCAGGGGTATTTAGTGAAAAAAGACAATGGTCAGTATAAGTTAGCCGATTAATTCGTTTAGCCCGTTTGCACCTTCTTTCTTTTGGAGTTTGGGGGAAGGTGCTTTTTTTATGGATGAGTTGAATATTGAGGCTATATTAACCTGTGTTCGGAGAGTTTCTTTTAAAAAGACAACAGTTTGTCTGAATCAGAATTTTCAGAATTAAAAAGACAAGAAAATTAAAAGAATAAAAAAATTATGTTTTTAATTGTTTTTAATTCTGCTAATTCTGAAAATTCTGATTCAGACAAAAAAAGACCTGCGAGGTTTTGAAAACTTAGCAGGTTATTTTTAACGTTTTTCAATGGCATTAGCTTTGATTAAGAGTGTTTCAATGGCTTCAGCCATTTGTTGATAGCCTTGTGCGTTTGGGTGGATGGTGTCGCTTTTGAGTGAGTTATCGGACAGAATTTCGCTGATAATGTCGCCTTCATAAGGGATATTAAACTCTTTGGCTAAATCGCTATAAAAATCAGCAGCAGAGAGAAAAACACTAGGTTCTGGAACACCGAGCAAGACAACTTCGATATGTTGTTCTTTTGCGATTTGTATCATTTTGCGCAGGTTATCGTGGGTAACGCGAGTGCTCATTCTGCGAAGCATATCGTTACCACCGAGGCATAATATCATTAGTTGTGGTTGATATTCTTTGAGAACTTGGGGAAGGCGTTCTAAACCGCCTGAGGTTGTTTCACCAGAAATGCCTGCGTTAATCACTTGGCGATTAATCCGTTGTGCAAGGATAACAGGGTAGCTTTCTGTCTCACTTTTCGCGCCTGTTCCAAAGGTTAGGCTGTCACCAAAAGCGAGAATAATTGCATCTTCTTTTAATTTTGATAAGGGGGGAACACTTTCGCTACTACAAGCTTGTAATCCTAATAGAATTAGTCCTGTAAATAAGATAAAAATAAAATGTTTTATAGGTAGGTTATTGGGTCGTGAAATAAACATCATTTGTTCTCTTATGGTTTCTTAATAAATTTATTTTATTGTATTTTATCGGTCGTAACAGCGGGCAGCATACCAACATTCTTCTAAATTTTCGGCAACGAGATTCACTAGATTTCCATCTAATCGCCCTTCTTTTGCAAATTCGCGCAATATTTTTAAAATATCTTGTATCGACAGTGGTTCACGATAGGGGCGTTTTTGTGCAAGTGCTTGGAAAACATCAGCAACACCAATAATTCGCGCTTCTAAACAGAGTTCTTTATCACGTAATTGAAAAGGGTAGCCATGTCCGCCTGGTGTTTCATGGTGAAACCCTGCCCATTCGGCAATTTCTTCGAGTCCTGTAATCTTTTTTAGAATTTGATAGGTTTCAAAACTGTGGCGACTGATAACGGTGCGCTCTTCAGGGGTTAATTTTCCCGGTTTTTCTAAAATTGCATCAGGCACTTGTAGTTTACCCAAATCGTGCAGTAAGCCTGCAACTTCTACTTTTTCACAGACGGCAAACGGTAGATGGCATTTGTAGGCAAGTAGGCGGGCAAGTTGGGCAACGCCTAAGGAGTGTTCATGGGTGTAGCTACTTTTTGCATCAACGATATTGGCAAAAATCCCCGCGATTTGTTTTAGCTCTTGAAAGTCTATGGTAATAGTATCTTGTGTAACTTCCTTTTCTCTTAAATAGCGATACAAGTGGCGAGTTTCTAGGGTTATCCAAAAAGCTTCTTTTGCGGAGACACTCATAAATAGGTCAATAAGTTCAGGCGCAAAGAGTGTACCTTTGTATTTACAGATAATATTTTGTATGGTGTCTTTTTTTGCAAGAATGTCTTTGCCGTAGTGTGCAACGGCAATGGCATCAACTCTGTCCATTAAAAAAATAAGGTTGCTGAGTTGGGCGGTGTTAGCGGTGATATAGTGGGTTTGTTGTAGTCTGTCCCAGTGGGTGTGATGGTGACGGATAACAGGGGTTAAATGGCTAAGCGGTTCAACTCCTTGTAAAAGTTCGCTTCCGCGTCGACAGTGTTCATCTACATTTTTCCAATCAATATCTTGTATAAGATGTTGTAGTGAGTTGCTGGAGGATACGCCACAGTCGTGGAGTAAAGCGGCATGAAACAGGGTATCTAGTTCACCTTGTTCTAACCCAATTTGTTTTGCGCATTCAACTGCCATATAGCCCACACGTTTTCCATGTTCCACTTCATCAATGCCAACAAGGTCTAAAGCGTCTGCAAGCGCGTAAATTACTTCTCTTAATTTAATTTTAATTGTCATTTTTTTCTCCAGCATCTCATTGGAGAGTTATGTATTTTACTTATTGCTAATTCTAGCAAGATTAGCATTGTTATTAACTGTATAGCGTTAGCAGATGAGTATTTATTATAAATAATTTCATATATTTAACTATTATTTGTAAGAATTGAATCTCTGTCGTTTAAGGAAAGAATCATCAGTGAAATTATATGTATTGATACTGAATAGGCATTACTTATGAATTCACGTAAAATACGCTACTTTTTAGTATATTACGCAACCTATGCTATTGCTGAAGTGCACATATGCAATTGATTAAAATAATATTAGTGTCATTTTTAATGACTTTTTCTACAGGTGGATTTGCAGAGAATTTTTTACAAACTTATCGCTTACCGCCTTTATTGCGTGTTCCTCCTCATGATCCGATACAAAAAATCTTAAGAACGGCAAAAGTATTGCAGCGTGCCGAGGCAGTTTCGATTCCCTTTGCAATGGTTGAGTCGCCTGTGATGTATGAACAAGCATTGCGTCGAGATTTCACCGCGAAAGCAATTCATTGGGCAGAAGAAATACCGACAGTTTATTTTGCAGAAATAAGGACAAGCCGTTTAAATTCTTTATTGGCGAAGTTGAAAGGGGCGCATAAAGTTATTTTCACTGCGCCATTCATTACGGTAGATGAACCGTTACAAGTGCCATCGGAAACTTGGATTATTGGAAATAACGCGCTATTAAAAGCCATAGACCCCACTTTACAAAGTAGTATCGTTTTAAATGGGGTTAAGCAGGTGCAATTAAGCCAGTTACGAATTGTCGGCGGTCACGTCGCTATTCAGCTTAAACAGGCGCAACAAGTGCAGTTAGATAATATTGTGATTGATACGCCAACACGCGCCATTGTTATACAAGAGAGTGCATGGCTGACATTGACCCAGTTGCAGATTAAACAGGCTCAAGTTGGTGGGATTTTATTACAGGGTGATACACATCATGTATTGTTATCGCACAGCGAGATTCGCGACGGGCAAAATCCTGATAATACGGGAGCGGCTGTGTTATTAACCGATGTTCAAGCCTTATCAGCCAGTTTAGGGTTAACGTTGCATGAATTAGCAGAGCCAATTTATCCCCCTGTCTCTGCACCACATGCAATTATTATTGAATATAATCAAATTATTGGAAATAGAGCGCAAGGTATTTATAGTGATGGTGGATATGGGAATATTATTCAGCATAACTATATAAAAAATAATGATAAAGAGGGAT is part of the Beggiatoa alba B18LD genome and encodes:
- a CDS encoding response regulator transcription factor, which produces MSNKSTVFIVDDEEAIREAVRWLMESIHYPTECFPSSEAFLEKYQSAQGANQATGCLVLDNNLPGLSGLELLEKIKKGDAPLILPVIMMTGQGDIATAVSAMKSGAFDFIEKPLNEKLLLDRVKQAIAYDTEIRRESMERENVMKKVETLTPREHQVMLKLVEGKSSKVIARELDISHKTVEIHRGRIMEKMDAASVVELVRMIIGTGIVTINQS
- a CDS encoding right-handed parallel beta-helix repeat-containing protein, which codes for MQLIKIILVSFLMTFSTGGFAENFLQTYRLPPLLRVPPHDPIQKILRTAKVLQRAEAVSIPFAMVESPVMYEQALRRDFTAKAIHWAEEIPTVYFAEIRTSRLNSLLAKLKGAHKVIFTAPFITVDEPLQVPSETWIIGNNALLKAIDPTLQSSIVLNGVKQVQLSQLRIVGGHVAIQLKQAQQVQLDNIVIDTPTRAIVIQESAWLTLTQLQIKQAQVGGILLQGDTHHVLLSHSEIRDGQNPDNTGAAVLLTDVQALSASLGLTLHELAEPIYPPVSAPHAIIIEYNQIIGNRAQGIYSDGGYGNIIQHNYIKNNDKEGLCLDFGSVNNIIQENTLVRNGFRSRQTDDSLKQDFVWSFGKLADGSSVSKLPAISLDNAAQNLVIWNNIRESAGDGIKIVRTGIRNLILFNTLMNNNQGQNSRFHFFGILLGNASAEPEIAKQAIANPVLDFIPAIENIVAGNVIDGNHYSGILLDSASAFNDIYDNMIRHYQNQPLENASTATNSIVGNSWQVENAPTGWRAWFH
- a CDS encoding arylesterase, which produces MMFISRPNNLPIKHFIFILFTGLILLGLQACSSESVPPLSKLKEDAIILAFGDSLTFGTGAKSETESYPVILAQRINRQVINAGISGETTSGGLERLPQVLKEYQPQLMILCLGGNDMLRRMSTRVTHDNLRKMIQIAKEQHIEVVLLGVPEPSVFLSAADFYSDLAKEFNIPYEGDIISEILSDNSLKSDTIHPNAQGYQQMAEAIETLLIKANAIEKR
- a CDS encoding HD-GYP domain-containing protein; amino-acid sequence: MTIKIKLREVIYALADALDLVGIDEVEHGKRVGYMAVECAKQIGLEQGELDTLFHAALLHDCGVSSSNSLQHLIQDIDWKNVDEHCRRGSELLQGVEPLSHLTPVIRHHHTHWDRLQQTHYITANTAQLSNLIFLMDRVDAIAVAHYGKDILAKKDTIQNIICKYKGTLFAPELIDLFMSVSAKEAFWITLETRHLYRYLREKEVTQDTITIDFQELKQIAGIFANIVDAKSSYTHEHSLGVAQLARLLAYKCHLPFAVCEKVEVAGLLHDLGKLQVPDAILEKPGKLTPEERTVISRHSFETYQILKKITGLEEIAEWAGFHHETPGGHGYPFQLRDKELCLEARIIGVADVFQALAQKRPYREPLSIQDILKILREFAKEGRLDGNLVNLVAENLEECWYAARCYDR